From the Carya illinoinensis cultivar Pawnee chromosome 4, C.illinoinensisPawnee_v1, whole genome shotgun sequence genome, one window contains:
- the LOC122306699 gene encoding myb family transcription factor EFM-like, with the protein MASPLELSLDFKPHSYSKLLKSFGGQSEQTQKLEEFLSRLEEERLKIDAFKRELPLCMQLLSNALEAHRQQLRAYRANQGPRPVLEEFIPLKQSTSESSEKSSNNSDKANWMTSAQLWSQASDGTKPQSTIVFHKEPEIGLDTCPKLALDSKQRNGGAFHPFSKERDSFTSPNLRALPDLALASTERQLEDKKCLETENGISSPRREDTGKGGSCGVGVEQAKRPGNSSDGQRTATTTAPHTNQTHRKARRCWSPDLHRRFVNALQMLGGSQVATPKQIRELMKVDGLTNDEVKSHLQKYRLHTRRPSPNPQAAGAQAPQLVVLGGIWVPPEYATAAAAAHTGASALYGAHPASHAQPHYCGPAVPQEFYAAPPPPPHGHQLHHSLHHQLHVYNATCQNHSSPKSDARGTRDLYRSESMEDGKSDSSSWKGESGENGGERKGLGALRRDQDGEESNGSGITLKF; encoded by the exons ATGGCATCCCCTTTGGAACTAAGCCTGGATTTCAAGCCCCATAGCTACTCTAAGCTTCTGAAGTCTTTTGGAGGCCAAAGTGAACAGACCCAGAAGCTCGAAGAATTCCTTTCTCGCCTCGAGGAAGAGCGCCTCAAGATTGATGCTTTTAAGCGCGAGCTTCCCCTTTGCATGCAACTTCTTTCCAATG cTCTGGAGGCTCATAGGCAGCAGCTACGGGCCTACAGAGCAAACCAAGGTCCGAGGCCGGTTCTCGAAGAATTCATACCCCTCAAACAATCAACATCTGAGAGCTCAGAGAAATCATCAAACAATTCTGACAAGGCAAACTGGATGACATCCGCTCAGTTATGGAGCCAAGCAAGTGACGGAACCAAACCACAATCCACAATTGTATTCCATAAAGAACCCGAGATCGGCTTAGATACTTGTCCAAAACTAGCTTTGGATAGCAAACAGAGAAATGGAGGGGCATTCCACCCTTTCTCCAAAGAAAGGGACTCGTTTACGAGTCCAAATTTGAGGGCTCTTCCTGATTTGGCTCTTGCCTCTACCGAGAGACAGTTGGAGGATAAAAAATGTTTGGAGACTGAGAATGGGATTTCTTCTCCCAGAAGAGAGGATACCGGTAAGGGTGGCAGTTGTGGGGTCGGGGTTGAGCAAGCAAAACGACCTGGTAATTCTTCAGATGGGCAAAGGACTGCAACAACTACAGCTCCTCACACAAATCAGACTCACAGGAAAGCAAGGAGGTGTTGGTCACCTGATTTACATAGGAGATTCGTGAATGCTCTTCAGATGCTTGGTGGTTCTCAAG TGGCAACTCCAAAACAGATAAGGGAGCTGATGAAGGTCGACGGTTTGACCAATGATGAAGTGAAAAGCCACCTGcag AAATACAGGCTTCACACCAGACGACCCAGCCCAAACCCCCAAGCAGCCGGAGCCCAAGCACCGCAGCTCGTAGTCCTAGGTGGCATATGGGTGCCACCAGAGTATGCCACGGCTGCAGCAGCAGCTCATACGGGAGCCTCAGCCCTATATGGTGCACATCCTGCCTCCCATGCACAACCACACTACTGTGGACCAGCAGTGCCGCAAGAATTCTATGCTGCACCACCCCCTCCACCTCACGGCCACCAGTTACACCACAGTCTCCACCACCAACTCCACGTGTACAATGCCACGTGCCAGAACCATAGCTCACCTAAATCCGATGCCAGAGGGACAAGAGATCTGTACCGGTCGGAGAGCATGGAGGATGGAAAGTCGGATAGTAGCAGCTGGAAGGGTGAGAGTGGTGAGAATGGAGGGGAGAGAAAAGGGTTGGGTGCACTTAGAAGAGATCAAGATGGTGAGGAAAGCAATGGAAGTGGGATCACTCTCAAGTTCTGA